TAATCTTTTATCATTTTTACTTTAATTCCATACATTTTTGCAATTTTTAATAATGTATCACCCTTTTTTACTTTATAGACATATAAAAATCTACCTTTTGATTTAAAATGTGTTTTAAAAAAAGCAAGTTTTTTATACGGAATATAAATATAATATTTATAAGGAGGTGTAAAAGAGTATTTTAATTGCATATTTTTTTTTCTAAGATTTTTATAATTTATATTTAAAAATCTTGCAACATAGTACAAAGAAGTCCCAGGTGATACATTTACCCTAACAAATTCAGGTGTTACACCACTATTTAGAATATAAGAGTTTGAATATTTTAAAAACTCATCATTACTAAATAAAAAGCTAAGAGCTAAAACTTTTAAAATATAATCTCTTGTCTCTTTTGGTAAATATTGTCTTTTTAAACCTTTTTGAAACCTTAATAAGTCTTCTAAATCTATTTGGATGTAGTCTAATTTTTTATATAACTTATATAAAGGTAAAAATTTTTTTCTTCCTTCTCTTTGATAATCTCTTATTATTTTTCTATATTCTTTAATTCTCTTATCTTTTTTACATTTTTTTCCTAATTTTTCACATAATTTATCTACTTTTGCCCTTACTACTGCTTCTACAACTCTTGCCTCACCTGCATTATAAGCCATTACAGCTAAATACCATTTACCAAAAAATTTATGTAAATATTTTAAATATTCAATTGCAGCTTTTGTAGATTTTATTGGGTCTCTTCTCTCATCTACATACTCATCAATTTTTAATCCAAATTTTTTTGCAGTTGAAGGCATAAACTGCCAAAGCCCTGTTGCTTTTTTATGAGATTTAGCATTTAAGGTAAAATAACTCTCAGCCATAGCAACTGAGATTAAAGGTGAAGGAATGTTTGATTTTAAAATACTTTTCCTAATAATAGGAAGTATATCATATCCATTTTCTAAAATATTTATAAAATATCTTTTTTTTCGATAGT
This Caminibacter mediatlanticus TB-2 DNA region includes the following protein-coding sequences:
- a CDS encoding lytic transglycosylase domain-containing protein, which gives rise to MKKFLFIFIFNIFLFADILNQNNLNVLRALDINEGFLYYKPLKEKYDEYYYRKKRYFINILENGYDILPIIRKSILKSNIPSPLISVAMAESYFTLNAKSHKKATGLWQFMPSTAKKFGLKIDEYVDERRDPIKSTKAAIEYLKYLHKFFGKWYLAVMAYNAGEARVVEAVVRAKVDKLCEKLGKKCKKDKRIKEYRKIIRDYQREGRKKFLPLYKLYKKLDYIQIDLEDLLRFQKGLKRQYLPKETRDYILKVLALSFLFSNDEFLKYSNSYILNSGVTPEFVRVNVSPGTSLYYVARFLNINYKNLRKKNMQLKYSFTPPYKYYIYIPYKKLAFFKTHFKSKGRFLYVYKVKKGDTLLKIAKMYGIKVKMIKDYNKLGKYLRVNQKLIIPLNERFVKYKVKPGDTLNKIALKFGVSYKKIKRINRLKSNIIRVGEVIKIPQKL